The following is a genomic window from Gimesia sp..
ACCGGCAAGCTGGTCTGGCAATCCAAAGAACTGACCGACCCCTGCAGTTATTCCTCGACCGTGATCGCGGACTTTGGCGGGGTGAAACAATACGTCGTGCTGACCGCGAAACAGCTGGCGAGTGTTCGCGCTTCCGATGGCAAACTGCTCTGGACGGCCGAAGTTCCCGTGAATGAAGTCGCCGTGATTCCCACGCCCATCGTGACCGGGAACCGGGTCTACACGACCTGCGATTACGACGCCGGCTGCGGCCTGGTCGAAGTCAACAAAGACGGCGATCAGTTTACGGCCAAAGTGCTCTACAAAAACAAGACTATGAGCAATCACCACGGCGGTGTCGTCCTGATCGACGGCAAGATTTACGGCTGGACCGGCAAAACCACCTCACGCGGTCGCTGGGTCTGTCAGGATCTGGAAACGGGAGAAAGCGTCTGGATGGAAGGCCGCGCCGCACCTGCGGGTGCCGTGATGGCCGCGGCTGGGCACCTCTATTGTTTTACGCAGGACGACGGCGTACTGGTCTGCATTGAAGCCACCCCGAAAGGATTCAAAGAAACGGGCCGCTTCACGATTCCGGAACGCACAGAAAAACAGAGCATCCTCGGGAAAGTCTGGGCCCGACCCGTCATCTCTAACGGCCGACTCTACCTCCGCGATCAGGATCTGCTGTTCTGCTATGACATTAAACAGGATACATGATCTCCAGTGAGGCAGGGACGATGGAATTAAAAAGTGGTCAGCGTTTCATAAACAGACGCTGACCACTTTCGTTTGAAAGGCGACGCAAAAAAGTACTGGCCGACCTGCCTCGTTCGGTTTAAATTAAGGGATAGCATCATTTTTAAGACAAATTGATGGCGGGCAGTGACTCATAACAAGATGAGGTCAAGAGAAAAGATCTATGAATCACCCACGTTGGTTGAAGCACTTAAGAATTTTGGCTCTGCTGATTATGCTTTCGCTTCCGGTACTGTTTCTGTCCCTGCGGATCGTGAAAGCAAGACAGAGTCCTTGCGCATTATATGAATCCATCAGGTTCGATGACGTTTCGAATGCAGAGAGACTGATCAATCAAGGTCTGGTAGATCAGCCCTGTCGTGGAATCTATCCCATACATGCAGCAGCGATGCAATCTAATCAGCGCCTGTTGCAATTCATCCTGAATAAAGGTGTTGACCCGAATCGCCCCGATGATGAAACCGGAAAAACGCCGCTGATGTGGGTTGTTGGCAACTCCGGTCTTGCACAGACCAGAGATGTCGAGTGCTTTGACTGTTTACTTGCATCAGGAGCCGATATTAACACAAAGTCAAAGTATTACGAAAATTCTGTTTTGAATCATTTTGCATCTAATGGAAACGCTCGATTAATCAACGAACTGATTGAGCATGGGGCAAATATAGATACTCAAAATAAAAGAGGCCAAACTCCTCTGCACACGGCTGTTGAAGCCGAGAATATCAACGCGGTAGAAGTTCTTCTTAAACACCGTTCAGATACATCTGTTGTCGATAATAACAATGAAACGCCCCTCGAGATCGCGAAACGTTTGGATTTACCAGAAATTCAAAAGCTGTTGACTGAGTAATCTGGCAAGTGTTTCTATTTGAACTGATGAGTTCATATTGAGTTGACGGGTTACTGCTAAAAGGTCTGTCATGAGCAGTCGGAAGGCGTCAATGAAAACGTTCGCTCTCCCGTCGAAACGCAGACGCGTCCTGCTGGTTTGTCTGGCAGGCCTCCTGCTGGGGGTGTGCGCGTATTGTTTTACCGGTGAGGAACCGCGTCCCCTGACGCCGGAGGAGCAACGGCTGGTGGGGGAATGGAGTGATGGCAATTCTGGGATCACGCGCGGTTTCCATGCAGATCGGACCATCTCCACGTCGAATAGTCAGTACGCCGGACGCTGGCACATTGAGGACGGGAAGTTAAAAGTCGTTGCCTGGGAACTGTTTGAACTGCCGCGTTCGCTCAGTCTTTCCAGCATCCGGTTGTCGTGGAACAGTCTGCAGCGTCATTTTGAGGAGGAGAAATACTCCTGGCAGATTGATTTCCTGAAGGACGGCCGAACGATGACGCTGAATCATCCCGTCGACGAGCAACATCCGGACGGGAAATGGCTGTGGACGAAGCAGATGGACCGTTGAATTTCTGATCCACTCTTCCAGAACCCGAGGCAGGTCCGTATAGTCGTGCTGCGTTTGGAAACTTTCCGGGGTTTATTTCAGGAGCCGTTCGTGGATCCCAATCATTTGCTGGTAGACGATTCGCTGCCTTATTATAACGCGCTGACTCAGTGTATTGATCACTGGGGACTGGTGCCTGAGAAGACAGAATTAGTCCGCGATGGGGTGAACCACGTCTTTACCACCGAATTCGTTAACGGTGCACCGGTCATAATCCGGATCAGTGATGGCAATCTCCGGGAACGGG
Proteins encoded in this region:
- a CDS encoding PQQ-binding-like beta-propeller repeat protein, whose amino-acid sequence is MLRLKRPLWTTTLLTTTLLLISASTHAADWPQWQGPNRDSISAETGLRSTFPEDFKTVWSFKDCGIGYSAPAVVDNIAYLLGADKQENGDYTEFVLALDPSGKQLWKQEVAHYKEGIMLTKWGHGPRSTPSIADGRLFGLGANGDLFALDQKTGKLLWKANLRETYGSMLSGARGKPENTWGYCESPLVDGNHVICTPGGEQGAVVALEAATGKLVWQSKELTDPCSYSSTVIADFGGVKQYVVLTAKQLASVRASDGKLLWTAEVPVNEVAVIPTPIVTGNRVYTTCDYDAGCGLVEVNKDGDQFTAKVLYKNKTMSNHHGGVVLIDGKIYGWTGKTTSRGRWVCQDLETGESVWMEGRAAPAGAVMAAAGHLYCFTQDDGVLVCIEATPKGFKETGRFTIPERTEKQSILGKVWARPVISNGRLYLRDQDLLFCYDIKQDT
- a CDS encoding ankyrin repeat domain-containing protein, translated to MNHPRWLKHLRILALLIMLSLPVLFLSLRIVKARQSPCALYESIRFDDVSNAERLINQGLVDQPCRGIYPIHAAAMQSNQRLLQFILNKGVDPNRPDDETGKTPLMWVVGNSGLAQTRDVECFDCLLASGADINTKSKYYENSVLNHFASNGNARLINELIEHGANIDTQNKRGQTPLHTAVEAENINAVEVLLKHRSDTSVVDNNNETPLEIAKRLDLPEIQKLLTE